The window CCGCAAGCGTGGGAGTAATAAAGTCGATAGAGGCGGGACAGGCGAGCATTGACCATATCGATGGTGTGTTGGAAGAGCTTGCCAAACGATCGGGGGCACAACCTCAAACAGATACCGGTTTTTTTGGTTCGGCTCTGGTAAATGCTATCGATGAAAAACAAATTGCACCATTAGCGCAGCAAATTGCGGCCTCTGGCGTTGCAATTGTCCCGACGGAAACATTGATGTATGGCTTTTTGTCCTGGCAAAGCGCCGATGCTTCAGCACAAAAAAATGTCGCTCAGCTAATGCCTCAGGATATTGTTGACGGTTGGAAAAGAAGCCGTCAAGCAATGCAGAACGCAGATTGGTACTCGCCTGAAAACGTACAGAAACTGCTAATGATCAGGCGCAAGTTTCTCAATGAATTCATAAATAACAATGGCGTTATGTTGCTTGGCTCTGATGCTCCTCAGGTATTCAATGTTCCAGGGGATTCTTTGCATGAAGAAATGCAACTGATGAAACAAGTGGGTTTAACCCCGTTGCAGGTTTTGTACTCGGCAAGTTTAGGCCCGGCAAAATACTTTGGCAAAGACAATGAATTTGGTCAGATTAGCAAAGGCTTTAGTGCTGATTTCGTATTATTAGAGAAAGATCCTTTAGCCGATATTGGTAACACTCGCGCCATTGCCGGCGTGATGACAAGAGGCCAATGGCTAGAGAGAAGCGTAATTGATGGCCGGCTACAGGAAATTAACAATAAAAATAAGGCAAACCAATGAAACAGCTACTAACTTATATTTTATTAATGTCGTATTCGGCATTCACACAAGCGGATACAAATAGTGAAGAATTAAGTTTGGTAAAACTGCACGATGATATTACCCGTGCGTATATGGTTGAAGGCGATGTCGAACCTTTAAACCAAAGTACCGAGGATGATTATTTTCTAATTGCTGGAATCGGATTGTTGGAAAGTAAACAACAAGTCCTACAAACCGTAAATAACCTGAATGTAACGGATGTCGTGTTTCATAATGACAACGTAATAATCAAAGGCGAAACAGCGATATTAACCGGCACTATCAGCCCAACGGGCACCATTATGGGCCATCCTTTACCTAAATCATTTCGGTATCTAAG is drawn from Thalassotalea sp. PS06 and contains these coding sequences:
- a CDS encoding amidohydrolase family protein, which encodes MAITFNRIVITLSTLIVFVISPGVLANDEYIIKNVQVLSFTQQKFLPPMDVAVANGKIVAIEDTIESKTALVIDGSHKYLVPGFTEMHAHIPPQNVKAADVEDLLFLYSAYGITTVRGMLGHPSHLILRKQLQSNQAKGPRLITSGPSFHGNSITSAEQAKEVVKQQFEMGYDFIKIHPGLSAEAFNAMATQANGYRLPFAGHVTASVGVIKSIEAGQASIDHIDGVLEELAKRSGAQPQTDTGFFGSALVNAIDEKQIAPLAQQIAASGVAIVPTETLMYGFLSWQSADASAQKNVAQLMPQDIVDGWKRSRQAMQNADWYSPENVQKLLMIRRKFLNEFINNNGVMLLGSDAPQVFNVPGDSLHEEMQLMKQVGLTPLQVLYSASLGPAKYFGKDNEFGQISKGFSADFVLLEKDPLADIGNTRAIAGVMTRGQWLERSVIDGRLQEINNKNKANQ
- a CDS encoding nuclear transport factor 2 family protein, encoding MKQLLTYILLMSYSAFTQADTNSEELSLVKLHDDITRAYMVEGDVEPLNQSTEDDYFLIAGIGLLESKQQVLQTVNNLNVTDVVFHNDNVIIKGETAILTGTISPTGTIMGHPLPKSFRYLSVFIREQGSWKLQARSITPVRKPPVKR